Proteins encoded together in one Nyctibius grandis isolate bNycGra1 chromosome 1, bNycGra1.pri, whole genome shotgun sequence window:
- the IRAK1BP1 gene encoding interleukin-1 receptor-associated kinase 1-binding protein 1, which yields MALPAPAPARVFAELVPAPARVFAELVPAQAPIPAPAGRSSPPAPPGREVHVSGSAELSAGPDRARVSLRLGSRKEAAGAARSSVARRLEYIAQSARQRGVPEENMTVTEDFSRVENTYQMEAEVCIIFSDFGKMQNVCNLLIEKLGTSVTISPPHFYHTPEAVDTLRRQVCVAAVGNTRRKAQEVCRLFGQSLGKPLLIREEETKEWGGYIDSHLSNSPDSLTLQERIQNATAYASCRVFAVFEIKGKENRRNKLL from the exons ATGGCGCTGCCCgcgccggcccccgcccgcgTCTTCGCCGAGCTCgtcccggcccccgcccgcgtCTTCGCCGAGCTCGTCCCGGCCCAGGCCCCGATCCCAGCCCCAGCGGGACGCAGCAGCCCCCCAGCGCCGCCCGGGCGGGAGGTGCACGTCAGCGGCAGCGCGGAGCTGAGCGCCGGCCCGGACCGAGCGCGGGTGTCGCTGCGGCTGGGCAGCAGGaaggaggcggcgggggcggcaCGGAGCAGCGTGGCCCGACGGCTGGAGTACATCGCCCAGAGCGCCCGCCAGCGCGGCGTCCCG gaagaaaatatgaCTGTAACAGAGGATTTTAGTAGAGTAGAAAATACTTACCAAATGGAAGCAGAG GTCTGTATTATATTCAGCGATtttggaaaaatgcagaatgttTGCAATCTACTCATTGAAAAGTTAGGAACCTCTGTTACCATCAGTCCACCTCATTTCTACCATACACCAGAAGCCGTAGACACCCTTCG CCGTCAAGTATGCGTTGCTGCTGTTGGAAACACACGGCGGAAAGCTCAAGAAGTCTGTCGACTGTTTGGCCAGTCATTGGGAAAACCTTTATTAAtaagagaagaggaaacaaaagaatGGGGAGGCTACATAGACAGTCATCTATCGAACTCCCCAGATTCACTGACTCTGCAGGAAAGAATCCAGAATGCTACTGCTTATGCTTCTTGTAGAGTGTTTGCTGTGTTTGagataaagggaaaagaaaacagaagaaacaagttGCTCTAG